In one Gopherus evgoodei ecotype Sinaloan lineage unplaced genomic scaffold, rGopEvg1_v1.p scaffold_180_arrow_ctg1, whole genome shotgun sequence genomic region, the following are encoded:
- the LOC115640039 gene encoding zinc finger protein 551-like, translating into MGKFISCRGTQSVKETTTQQEILMGKRKNTCSECGKTFTYSSALSEHQRIHTGERPYECSECGKSFTYSFHLTRHQRIHTGEKPYECSECWKSFTDSYNLTAHQRIHTGEKPYECSECGKSFTDSYHLTAHQRIHTGEKPYECSECGKSFTHSYHLTRHQRIHTGEKPYECSECGKSFTSSSGLCKHRRIHTEEMPYECSECGKSFTGSFQLTRHRRIHTGERPYECSECGKSFTHSFCLSQHKRIHTGERPFECSECGKSFTSKSSLITHLRIHTGERPYKCSECGKSFSSNSNLILHLGRHTGERPYKCSECGKRFPSSSGLCRHQRIHTGMRPSGSGESGKTLSCH; encoded by the coding sequence atGGGTAAATTTATTTCCTGTCGGGGAACTCAGAGCGTCAAGGAAACCACAACACAGCAGGAAATCCTcatgggaaagaggaaaaatacatgCAGTGAGTGTGGAAAAACCTTCACTtacagctcagccctttctgaacatcagagaatccacacaggagagaggccctatgaatgcagtgagtgtgggaaaagcttcacttacAGCTTTCACCTTActaggcatcagagaatccacacaggggagaagccctatgaatgcagtgagtgttgGAAAAGCTTCACTGACAGCTATAACctcactgcgcatcagagaatccacacaggggagaagccctatgaatgcagtgagtgtgggaaaagcttcactgacAGCTATCACctcactgcgcatcagagaatccacacaggggagaagccctatgaatgcagtgagtgtgggaaaagcttcactcataGCTATCACCTTActaggcatcagagaatccacacaggggagaagccctatgaatgcagtgagtgtgggaaaagcttcactagcAGCTCAGGCCTTTGCAaacatcggagaatccacacagagGAGatgccctatgaatgcagtgagtgtgggaaaagcttcactggcAGCTTTCAGCTTACTAGGCATCGGCGAATCcatacaggggagaggccctatgaatgcagtgagtgtgggaaaagtttcactcaCAGCTTTTGCCTTTCTCAAcataagagaatccacacaggggagaggccttttgaatgcagtgagtgtgggaaaagcttcacttcCAAGTCAAGCCTTATTACCCATctcagaatccacacaggggagaggccctataaatgcagtgagtgtgggaaaagcttcagttccAATTCAAACCTTATTTTGCATCTCGGAagacacacaggggagaggccctacaaatgcagtgagtgtgggaaaagattCCCTAGCAGCTCAGGCCTTtgcagacatcagagaatccacacaggtatGCGACCCAGTGGAAGCGGTGAGAGTGGGAAAACCTTGTCTTGCCACTGA